One part of the Haliaeetus albicilla chromosome 9, bHalAlb1.1, whole genome shotgun sequence genome encodes these proteins:
- the P2RY12 gene encoding P2Y purinoceptor 12, translated as MKATTNLGYSRNNTNCTSDNKLSQAIFPLLYTILFLVGITMNGLAMWVFFKISSKSNFIIFLKNTVISDFLMILTFPFKILSDAKLVSWELRGFVCQVTQVVFYFTMYISILFLGLITIDRYQKATSPFRTSTPRKLLGAKILSTAIWISMFALSLPNMILTNKKKTPKNVKKCALLKSEFGLVWHEIVNYICQLIFWVNLAVIVVCYILISKELYKSYKKTRSRGKASKKTVNLKVFIIIAVFFICFVPFHFTRIPYTLSQTRDVFECSAQNTLFYLKESTLWLTSLNACLDPFIYFFLCKSFRKSLLDMLCKHTALSELRAQMKEQNEGDDTDETPV; from the coding sequence ATGAAAGCCACAACCAACCTCGGCTACTCCAGAAACAACACCAACTGCACCAGCGATAACAAACTCAGCCAAgccatttttcctttgctttataCAATTCTGTTCCTGGTGGGTATCACCATGAACGGCCTGGCAATGTgggtcttttttaaaatatccagCAAATCCAATTTCATCATCTTCCTCAAGAACACCGTCATTTCTGACTTCCTCATGATCTTgacttttccatttaaaatccTCAGTGATGCAAAGTTGGTATCATGGGAACTGAGAGGATTTGTGTGCCAGGTCACCCAGGTTGTATTTTACTTCACCATGTACATTAGCATTTTGTTTCTTGGTCTAATAACTATCGATCGCTATCAGAAAGCTACTTCGCCTTTCAGAACATCAACACCAAGGAAACTTCTAGGTGCCAAGATTCTGTCTACAGCAATTTGGATATCAATGTTTGCTCTTTCATTACCCAACATGATTCTAACGAACAAGAAGAAAACGCCTAAGAACGTAAAAAAGTGCGCTCTCTTGAAATCTGAGTTTGGCTTAGTCTGGCATGAAATTGTAAATTACATTTGTCAACTTATCTTCTGGGTTAATTTAGCAGTCATAGTCGTATGCTACATACTCATAAGTAAAGAGCTGTACAAATCCTATAAAAAGACAAGATCCAGAGGAAAGGCATCCAAAAAGACTGTAAATCTGAAGGTTTTCATCATTATCGcagtgttttttatttgttttgtgcCTTTCCACTTTACTAGAATCCCCTACACATTGAGCCAAACAAGAGATGTTTTTGAATGCTCTGCTCAGAACACCTTGTTTTACTTGAAAGAGAGCACGCTGTGGCTAACATCGCTAAATGCTTGCCTAGATCCATTCATatactttttcctttgcaaatcaTTTAGAAAGTCCTTGCTAGACATGTTGTGCAAGCACACAGCATTGTCAGAACTCAGAGCACAGATGAAGGAGCAGAACGAAGGAGATGACACAGATGAGACACCGGTCTAG